A DNA window from Planctomycetota bacterium contains the following coding sequences:
- a CDS encoding histidinol-phosphatase HisJ family protein, protein MPHLPADIHMHSKLCGHAVGEIDDYVERAIELALEAVGFSFHLPITIPVPYKVNVSREELDFLATEIDRLRAKYGRSIPILFGGEADYLPDRVDEAAELAQAYPFDFLIGSVHFIGDWAFDHPASVERFADWERRHLYEAHFALVREAMATGIFDIMGHVDLVKKFGHRLEGDWSDLIHEVCDTARRHNVCVEINTAGFDKPAGEQYASADFLRACAELGVPVTFGSDAHAPQEVGRHFARAVALARAAGHTHYAVFAGRQRSLRPISAEG, encoded by the coding sequence ATGCCGCATCTGCCCGCCGATATCCATATGCATTCCAAGCTCTGCGGACACGCCGTCGGCGAGATTGACGACTATGTCGAGCGGGCGATTGAGCTGGCCCTGGAAGCAGTCGGTTTCTCCTTCCACCTTCCAATCACCATTCCAGTGCCGTACAAGGTCAACGTGTCCCGGGAGGAACTCGACTTTCTGGCAACCGAGATCGACCGCCTGAGAGCCAAGTACGGGAGGTCCATTCCGATCCTCTTCGGGGGCGAGGCCGACTACCTTCCCGACCGCGTGGACGAGGCGGCGGAACTGGCCCAGGCCTACCCCTTCGACTTCCTCATCGGCTCGGTGCACTTCATCGGAGACTGGGCCTTCGACCATCCCGCCAGTGTCGAGCGATTCGCCGACTGGGAGCGCCGCCACCTCTACGAGGCGCACTTCGCCCTCGTGCGCGAGGCCATGGCCACGGGCATCTTCGACATCATGGGCCACGTGGACCTCGTCAAGAAGTTCGGCCATCGCCTCGAGGGGGACTGGTCGGACCTCATCCATGAGGTGTGCGACACGGCGCGGCGCCACAACGTCTGCGTGGAGATCAACACGGCGGGCTTCGACAAGCCGGCCGGCGAGCAGTATGCCTCGGCCGACTTCCTCCGAGCGTGTGCGGAGCTGGGCGTGCCCGTCACCTTCGGCTCGGACGCCCACGCCCCGCAGGAGGTCGGCCGGCATTTCGCCCGCGCGGTGGCCCTGGCGCGCGCCGCGGGCCACACCCACTACGCCGTGTTCGCCGGGAGGCAGCGTTCGCTCCGCCCCATCAGCGCAGAAGGCTGA
- a CDS encoding pseudouridine synthase, producing the protein MSLERLNKLLAHAGFGSRRACDELIAQGRVTVNGAPVTDLGHKVDPSEADIRCDGVRVRQEAPAYYLLNKPRGVVCTSDGREGRARAIDLVPGGDHRRLYTIGRLDADSRGLILLTNDGALTQRLTHPSHEVPKLYRVWVRGAMSPEDVEKVQRGVYLSEGRTSLSRVRVCRRRKEATELEVELRQGINRQIRRVLAKVGHPVSDLQRVAIGPIRDPLLKEGACRKLRPSEVRQLEAAAHPPQPRSQRR; encoded by the coding sequence ATGTCCCTTGAACGTCTCAACAAGCTGTTGGCTCACGCAGGCTTCGGCTCGCGCCGCGCCTGCGACGAGCTGATCGCGCAGGGCCGCGTGACCGTGAATGGCGCGCCGGTGACCGACCTGGGGCACAAGGTGGACCCGTCGGAGGCGGACATCCGCTGTGACGGCGTGCGCGTGCGGCAGGAGGCGCCGGCCTACTACCTGCTCAACAAGCCGCGCGGCGTGGTCTGCACGTCGGACGGCCGTGAAGGACGCGCCCGCGCCATTGACCTGGTGCCCGGCGGCGACCATCGCCGCCTCTACACCATCGGACGCCTGGACGCCGACAGCCGCGGGCTGATCCTGCTGACCAACGATGGCGCCCTCACCCAGCGCCTCACCCATCCGAGCCACGAGGTGCCCAAGCTCTACCGCGTGTGGGTGCGCGGGGCTATGAGCCCCGAGGACGTCGAGAAGGTTCAACGCGGCGTCTACCTCTCGGAGGGCCGCACGTCGCTCTCGCGCGTCCGGGTCTGCCGCCGCCGCAAGGAGGCGACCGAGCTGGAGGTCGAACTCCGCCAGGGCATCAACCGCCAGATACGCCGCGTGCTAGCCAAGGTCGGCCACCCGGTGTCCGACCTCCAGCGCGTAGCCATCGGTCCCATCCGCGACCCCCTGCTCAAGGAAGGTGCGTGCCGGAAGCTGAGGCCCTCCGAGGTCCGCCAGCTCGAAGCCGCTGCCCATCCCCCGCAGCCCAGGAGCCAACGCAGATGA
- a CDS encoding AsnC family transcriptional regulator: MDELDRRIISALQDGLPIVAEPYAEVAGRLGLAAEALLERLRGMLARGEVRRLGASIAHRNAGVVANVMCVWRVPPEQVEEFAREAVRVAAITHCYERAASPEWPYNVYAMIHGQSQGDCEAIIQELCQRTGQHDYVALLSTREFKKTWTRL, translated from the coding sequence ATGGATGAGCTGGACCGCCGGATCATCTCGGCCCTTCAGGACGGGCTGCCGATCGTAGCCGAGCCGTACGCCGAGGTGGCGGGGCGGCTGGGCCTCGCCGCCGAGGCGCTGCTGGAGCGGTTGCGGGGCATGCTCGCCCGAGGCGAGGTGCGGCGTCTGGGCGCCTCGATCGCACACCGCAATGCCGGCGTCGTGGCCAACGTGATGTGCGTCTGGCGCGTGCCGCCCGAGCAGGTGGAGGAGTTCGCCCGCGAGGCGGTGCGCGTGGCCGCCATCACCCACTGCTACGAACGAGCCGCCAGCCCGGAGTGGCCGTATAACGTCTACGCCATGATTCACGGGCAGAGCCAGGGCGATTGCGAAGCGATCATCCAGGAGCTCTGCCAGCGCACGGGCCAGCACGACTACGTGGCGCTCCTGAGCACGCGGGAGTTCAAGAAAACGTGGACGAGGCTCTGA